A section of the Rhizomicrobium sp. genome encodes:
- the ruvB gene encoding Holliday junction branch migration DNA helicase RuvB produces MAGKPKPDTDRLVTPERSEEDTLESSLRPKRLAEFVGQAQARENLSIFIQAAKDRGEALDHVLFSGPPGLGKTTLAQIVARELGVNFRSTSGPVLAKAGDLAAILTNLEPRDVLFIDEIHRLSPAVEEILYPAMEDYELDLVIGEGPSARSVKITLNPFTLVGATTRSGLITTPLRDRFGIPVRLNFYSAAELFAIVERGARVLGLSLTSDGAREIAGRARGTPRIAGRLLKRVRDVAAVAGHKTVDAAIADAALNRLEVDKRGLDAFDRRYLKLLAEAFGGGPVGIETIAAALGESRDALEDVVEPFLLQQGFVQRTPRGRVLSSAAYGHLGLPAPPRDPQQMTLPISDDDDV; encoded by the coding sequence ATGGCTGGGAAACCAAAACCCGACACCGACCGCCTCGTGACGCCCGAGCGTTCCGAGGAAGACACGCTCGAATCCTCCCTGCGTCCCAAGCGGCTGGCCGAATTCGTCGGCCAGGCGCAGGCGCGGGAGAATCTGTCGATCTTCATCCAGGCGGCGAAGGATCGCGGCGAGGCGCTGGATCATGTCCTGTTCTCCGGCCCGCCGGGGCTCGGCAAGACCACGCTGGCCCAGATCGTGGCGCGCGAGCTCGGGGTGAATTTCCGCTCGACCTCGGGGCCGGTGCTGGCGAAGGCCGGCGATCTTGCCGCGATCCTGACCAATCTGGAGCCGCGCGACGTGCTCTTCATCGACGAGATCCATCGTCTGTCGCCGGCGGTCGAGGAAATCCTTTACCCGGCGATGGAGGATTACGAGCTCGACCTTGTGATCGGCGAGGGGCCGTCGGCGCGCTCGGTCAAGATCACGCTCAATCCCTTCACGCTGGTCGGCGCGACGACGCGCTCGGGCCTCATCACCACGCCCTTGCGCGACCGCTTCGGCATTCCGGTGCGGCTCAATTTCTATTCCGCGGCGGAACTCTTCGCCATCGTCGAACGCGGCGCCCGGGTGCTCGGCCTTTCCCTTACCTCCGACGGCGCGCGCGAGATCGCGGGCCGCGCCCGCGGCACGCCGCGCATCGCCGGCCGCCTGCTCAAGCGCGTGCGCGACGTCGCCGCCGTGGCGGGTCACAAGACGGTCGATGCCGCGATCGCCGATGCGGCGCTCAATCGCCTGGAAGTCGATAAGCGCGGTCTGGACGCCTTCGACCGCCGCTATCTGAAGCTGCTCGCCGAGGCCTTCGGCGGCGGGCCGGTCGGGATCGAGACCATCGCCGCGGCGCTGGGCGAATCCCGCGACGCGCTGGAGGACGTGGTCGAGCCCTTCCTGCTGCAGCAGGGTTTCGTGCAGCGGACGCCGCGCGGCCGGGTGCTGAGCAGCGCGGCGTATGGGCATCTTGGCTTGCCCGCCCCGCCGCGCGATCCTCAGCAGATGACGCTGCCGATAAGCGACGACGACGATGTCTGA
- a CDS encoding type II toxin-antitoxin system VapC family toxin: MILLDTCVVSESVKPKPAPAYLAWLKFQDPTSLFISVISLGELHCGAAKSKAVARKREHNVWIGDVERLFANRIVVLDDVIARQWGYLRAFYPQTQTVDAQLAATALAHGFTFATRHVRHFRFNGLAVVNPWEA, from the coding sequence ATGATCCTGCTCGATACCTGCGTCGTGTCGGAGAGCGTGAAGCCGAAGCCCGCTCCGGCCTATCTTGCCTGGTTGAAGTTTCAGGATCCTACGTCGCTTTTCATCAGCGTCATTTCTCTTGGCGAGCTTCATTGCGGTGCCGCAAAGTCGAAGGCTGTCGCCAGGAAGCGCGAGCACAACGTTTGGATCGGCGATGTCGAGCGGCTTTTTGCAAATCGCATTGTCGTGCTCGACGACGTTATCGCGAGACAGTGGGGTTATCTTCGCGCATTCTATCCCCAGACGCAGACGGTCGATGCACAACTTGCCGCGACTGCGTTGGCGCATGGCTTCACTTTCGCGACGCGCCACGTGCGGCATTTCCGGTTCAATGGCCTCGCCGTCGTCAACCCATGGGAAGCCTGA